The Thiorhodovibrio litoralis genome includes a window with the following:
- a CDS encoding TonB-dependent receptor: protein MTNLRFLLTSLLFGAGFTSANLFAQPSSDTWQLRVDSGAVYQWQTDLDDGGKVEQDAWAVRVGAGKAVSPDLRLGLSAGYGERSYEFDGPTGFGALQPWSDIRELRLSGRVSWKADERWDVFAVPSIRWIAEEGADLSDGQVGGLLAAASYRVNDRLSLGPGFGVFSELEGEVDWFPILAIDWKLTDSLSLRTGSGFAASEGPGLVLDWRPTGQWSLLLGARYEKSRFRLNDKGSAPSGVGQDSGVPVYIGATRSFGRHLSLGLITGVEFNGELRLENADGELIDRTRYDPAPFGGATLDLRF from the coding sequence ATGACAAATCTTCGGTTTTTGCTGACATCGCTGCTGTTTGGTGCTGGCTTCACGAGTGCTAACCTGTTCGCGCAGCCGAGTTCTGACACTTGGCAGCTTCGTGTTGACAGCGGTGCGGTCTATCAATGGCAGACGGATCTCGACGACGGCGGCAAGGTTGAGCAGGACGCCTGGGCGGTTCGAGTTGGGGCCGGCAAGGCTGTGTCTCCGGACCTGCGCCTCGGTCTGAGCGCTGGCTATGGCGAGCGCAGCTATGAGTTTGATGGCCCGACGGGGTTTGGCGCCTTGCAGCCCTGGTCCGACATCCGCGAGTTGCGGCTTAGCGGTCGGGTGAGCTGGAAGGCGGACGAGCGTTGGGATGTCTTTGCGGTGCCCTCGATCCGCTGGATTGCCGAGGAAGGTGCTGACCTCAGCGACGGCCAGGTTGGCGGCCTGCTGGCTGCTGCGAGTTATCGGGTGAACGATCGGCTCAGCCTGGGGCCTGGCTTCGGCGTCTTCTCTGAGCTGGAGGGCGAGGTGGACTGGTTTCCCATTCTCGCCATCGACTGGAAGCTCACCGACAGCTTGTCATTGCGCACTGGAAGTGGCTTTGCGGCAAGCGAGGGACCCGGCCTGGTGCTTGACTGGCGGCCAACTGGTCAATGGTCGCTGTTACTCGGTGCGCGCTATGAGAAGTCTCGCTTTCGACTCAACGACAAGGGCTCCGCGCCGTCCGGCGTCGGTCAAGATAGCGGAGTGCCTGTGTACATCGGCGCAACCCGCAGCTTTGGTCGCCATTTGAGTTTAGGCCTCATCACCGGCGTTGAATTTAACGGTGAGCTGCGACTTGAGAACGCTGATGGTGAGCTGATCGATAGGACGCGTTATGATCCAGCTCCCTTTGGTGGCGCTACGCTTGATCTTCGATTCTAA
- a CDS encoding CCE_0567 family metalloprotein has product MSDEAQDHKKALAKLKRKATEIAGQIHDIVEDSLWTDYEQMPELAAKLVSACKEVDEFKSKNPIA; this is encoded by the coding sequence ATGTCAGATGAAGCACAAGATCACAAAAAGGCCCTGGCCAAGCTAAAACGGAAGGCTACGGAAATCGCGGGACAGATCCACGACATTGTCGAGGACTCGCTATGGACGGACTACGAACAAATGCCGGAGTTGGCGGCTAAGCTGGTCTCGGCGTGCAAAGAGGTGGATGAGTTCAAATCCAAGAACCCGATCGCATAA
- the rimI gene encoding ribosomal protein S18-alanine N-acetyltransferase gives MTSVSILPVTPALHNQAQTRAGTRTAAGKFPEITTVAPPSDSPSPKMQASEISTPDTPDRPGLYLRRMTLHDLTAVLAVERAAYHSPWSQGIFQDSLKAGHYCMVLEQPVSCELIGHGVIMLVVDECHLLNLCIHPSHQRQGLGRLLLRRLLAIARQRQAASAFLEVRASNRAALALYQAEGFNEIGLRRGYYPAAKGREDAIVMGCAL, from the coding sequence GTGACATCGGTCAGTATTCTCCCCGTCACCCCTGCACTGCACAACCAGGCCCAAACCCGCGCTGGAACGCGCACCGCGGCAGGTAAGTTCCCCGAAATCACAACAGTCGCCCCCCCGAGCGACAGCCCCTCTCCTAAGATGCAGGCTTCCGAAATCTCGACCCCCGACACCCCGGACAGACCCGGCCTGTATCTGCGCCGCATGACCCTGCACGACCTGACCGCCGTGCTCGCCGTCGAGCGTGCCGCCTATCACAGCCCCTGGAGCCAGGGCATCTTTCAGGACTCACTCAAGGCCGGCCATTACTGCATGGTGCTCGAACAGCCGGTCTCATGCGAGCTGATTGGCCATGGCGTCATCATGCTCGTAGTCGACGAATGCCATCTGCTCAATCTCTGCATCCACCCCAGCCACCAGCGCCAGGGACTCGGACGCCTCCTGCTCAGACGCCTGCTCGCGATCGCCAGACAACGCCAAGCCGCCTCCGCCTTTCTCGAAGTGCGCGCATCCAACCGCGCCGCCCTCGCGCTCTACCAGGCCGAAGGCTTCAACGAGATCGGCCTGCGCCGCGGCTACTATCCGGCCGCCAAAGGCCGCGAAGATGCCATCGTCATGGGCTGCGCGCTCTGA
- the nifJ gene encoding pyruvate:ferredoxin (flavodoxin) oxidoreductase: MSQQQTVTIDGNEAAAYVAHMTNEVIAIYPITPSSNMGEWADEWSSLGVKNLWGTIPDVVEMQSEGGAAGAIHGALQGGSLSTTFTASQGLLLMIPNMYKIAGELTPTVFHVSARSLAAQALSIFGDHSDVMACRATGYAMLSSSSVQEVMDFALIAQAATLESRIPFMHFFDGFRTSHEVTKISKLPVETIRAMIDEELVKAHRGRALNPDHPIIRGTSQNPDVYFQGRETVNPYYDALPGIVVKCMDRFAELTGRQYKLFEYVGAPDAERLVMLMGSGIGAAQEAVEHLVAQGEKVGMIKVRLYRPFDVPRLLEVMPVTAQKIAVLDRTKEPGADGEPMYKDMITAMAEGVGEGRIAKMPYIVGGRYGLSSKEFTPAMVKGVFDELKKDKPKNRFTVGIIDDVGQTNLEWDPSFQPDAVKGVTNCVFYGLGSDGTVSANKNSIKIISEETPNYGQGYFEYDSKKAGAMTVSHLRFGPKPINSTYLIGEHEASFVACHQPTFITRFDMLEKAAPGATFLLNSQTPADKVWDDLPKNMQQQMIDKKISFYVVDAYGIAAKTDMGRRINTIMQTCFFAISGILPRDEAIAQIKKAVEKTYGKKGQHLLDRNYAAIDASIAGLHEVKIPGQASSAFERPPVVPAQAPEFVQRVTATLIAGKGNQLPVSLMPCDGTWPTGTTQYEKRNIALQLPKWEEDLCTQCGKCPMVCPHAAIRAKVYPVGLTDKAPEGFQHVPIKGKDFPDSYHVTYQVAPDDCTGCGICVEVCPIRDRKDPNRKALNMVPAEERHDLEQPNWDFFLSLPEYDRTKLDSGKIKHAMMMQPLFEFSGACVGCGETPYVKLATQLFGDRMLIANATGCSSIYGGNLPTTPYTTDPNGRGPTWNNSLFEDNAEFGLGLRLAVDKQAEQARELLVKLADKIGQDLVDGLLSADQTTEAGIFEQRERVTALKHKLASMGDSIDVHSLESTCEQLVKRSVWIVGGDGWAYDIGYGGLDHVLSTGRNVNLLVLDTEVYSNTGGQTSKATPMGAVAKFSAGGKATFKKDLAMMAMAYENVYVGQVAFGSKDVHTLRAFIEAESYDGPSLLLCYSPCIAHGADLSNNLRQQDMAVNSGHWPLFRYDPRKTTQGENPLHIDSKAPSVPYRDYIYSEHRFNVLNRTHPEAAERFLALAQKHVETRFSLYEQMAHLAVQKAPKPVDKPAEKKS; the protein is encoded by the coding sequence ATGTCGCAACAGCAAACGGTAACCATCGACGGCAATGAAGCCGCCGCCTATGTCGCACATATGACCAACGAGGTCATCGCGATTTACCCCATTACGCCGTCGTCCAACATGGGCGAGTGGGCCGACGAGTGGTCCTCGCTCGGCGTCAAGAACCTCTGGGGCACCATCCCCGATGTGGTCGAGATGCAGAGCGAGGGCGGTGCCGCCGGTGCCATTCATGGCGCGCTGCAGGGCGGTTCGCTGTCGACCACCTTCACCGCCTCCCAGGGTCTGCTGCTGATGATCCCGAACATGTATAAGATCGCCGGGGAACTCACCCCGACGGTGTTTCATGTCTCGGCGCGCTCGCTTGCGGCCCAGGCGTTGTCGATCTTTGGCGATCATTCCGATGTCATGGCCTGTCGTGCCACCGGCTATGCCATGCTGAGCTCGTCCTCGGTGCAGGAGGTGATGGACTTCGCGCTCATCGCCCAGGCGGCGACGCTGGAGTCGCGCATTCCCTTCATGCACTTCTTCGACGGCTTCCGCACCTCGCATGAGGTGACAAAAATCTCCAAGCTGCCGGTCGAGACCATTCGCGCCATGATCGACGAGGAGCTGGTCAAGGCGCACCGTGGCCGGGCGCTGAATCCTGACCATCCCATCATTCGCGGTACCTCGCAGAATCCGGATGTTTATTTCCAGGGCCGCGAGACGGTCAATCCCTACTACGACGCGCTGCCCGGCATCGTGGTCAAGTGCATGGACCGCTTTGCCGAGCTGACCGGACGCCAGTACAAGCTGTTTGAGTACGTCGGCGCGCCCGATGCCGAGCGGCTGGTGATGCTGATGGGCTCCGGCATTGGCGCCGCCCAGGAGGCGGTCGAGCATCTGGTCGCCCAAGGCGAGAAGGTCGGCATGATCAAGGTCCGGCTGTATCGGCCCTTCGACGTGCCGCGACTGCTTGAAGTCATGCCCGTCACGGCGCAGAAGATCGCAGTGCTCGACCGCACCAAGGAGCCGGGCGCCGACGGCGAGCCCATGTATAAGGACATGATCACCGCCATGGCGGAGGGCGTTGGCGAAGGGCGCATTGCCAAGATGCCTTACATCGTCGGTGGGCGCTATGGCCTGTCATCCAAAGAGTTCACCCCGGCCATGGTAAAAGGTGTGTTCGATGAGCTGAAAAAGGACAAGCCCAAGAACCGCTTCACCGTCGGTATCATCGACGATGTGGGCCAGACCAATCTGGAGTGGGACCCGAGCTTCCAGCCCGATGCGGTCAAGGGCGTGACCAACTGCGTCTTTTATGGTCTGGGCTCGGACGGCACCGTCTCGGCCAACAAGAACTCCATTAAGATCATCTCTGAGGAAACGCCGAACTATGGCCAGGGCTATTTCGAGTATGACTCGAAAAAGGCCGGTGCCATGACGGTCTCCCATCTGCGCTTCGGCCCCAAGCCGATCAACAGCACCTATCTGATCGGCGAGCATGAGGCGAGCTTCGTCGCCTGCCATCAGCCGACCTTCATCACCCGCTTCGATATGCTCGAGAAGGCCGCCCCGGGCGCGACCTTCCTGCTGAATTCGCAAACGCCGGCGGACAAGGTGTGGGACGATCTGCCCAAGAACATGCAGCAGCAGATGATCGACAAGAAGATCAGCTTCTATGTTGTCGATGCCTACGGCATTGCCGCCAAGACCGACATGGGTCGGCGCATCAACACCATCATGCAGACCTGCTTCTTTGCGATTTCCGGCATTCTGCCGCGCGATGAGGCAATCGCGCAGATCAAAAAAGCGGTTGAGAAGACCTATGGCAAGAAAGGCCAGCATCTGCTTGATCGCAACTATGCTGCCATCGATGCCAGTATCGCTGGGCTGCATGAAGTCAAGATTCCCGGCCAGGCTAGTAGTGCCTTCGAGCGCCCGCCGGTGGTGCCCGCCCAGGCACCGGAGTTTGTGCAGCGGGTGACGGCCACGCTGATCGCCGGCAAGGGCAATCAACTCCCGGTCAGCCTGATGCCCTGCGATGGTACCTGGCCTACGGGGACCACCCAGTACGAGAAGCGCAACATCGCCCTGCAACTGCCCAAGTGGGAAGAAGACCTCTGCACCCAGTGCGGCAAGTGTCCCATGGTGTGCCCGCACGCGGCCATTCGCGCCAAGGTGTATCCGGTGGGGCTGACCGACAAGGCACCGGAGGGCTTCCAGCATGTGCCGATCAAGGGTAAGGATTTCCCCGACAGCTATCACGTCACCTATCAGGTTGCGCCCGATGACTGCACCGGCTGCGGCATTTGTGTCGAGGTCTGCCCGATTCGCGACCGCAAGGACCCGAACCGCAAGGCGCTCAACATGGTGCCGGCCGAGGAACGCCACGATCTGGAGCAGCCAAACTGGGACTTCTTCCTGAGCTTGCCGGAATACGATCGCACCAAGCTCGATTCCGGCAAGATCAAGCACGCGATGATGATGCAGCCGCTGTTCGAGTTCTCCGGCGCTTGCGTCGGCTGCGGCGAGACGCCCTATGTGAAGCTCGCCACCCAACTCTTTGGTGATCGCATGCTGATCGCTAATGCCACTGGCTGCTCAAGCATCTACGGCGGCAATCTGCCGACCACGCCCTACACGACTGACCCCAATGGCCGCGGCCCGACCTGGAACAACTCTTTGTTTGAGGACAATGCCGAGTTCGGTCTCGGGTTGCGCCTCGCCGTCGACAAGCAGGCCGAGCAGGCGCGCGAACTGCTGGTGAAGCTGGCGGACAAGATCGGTCAGGATCTGGTCGATGGCCTGCTGAGTGCGGATCAGACCACCGAGGCCGGCATTTTTGAGCAGCGCGAGCGCGTCACGGCACTTAAGCACAAGCTCGCCAGCATGGGAGACAGCATCGACGTGCACTCGCTTGAATCCACCTGCGAGCAGCTGGTCAAGCGCAGTGTGTGGATCGTCGGCGGCGACGGCTGGGCCTATGACATCGGCTACGGCGGCCTCGACCATGTGCTCTCCACCGGGCGCAACGTCAACCTTCTGGTGCTCGATACCGAGGTCTACTCCAACACCGGCGGTCAGACCTCCAAGGCCACGCCCATGGGCGCGGTGGCCAAGTTCTCCGCCGGCGGCAAGGCGACCTTCAAGAAAGACCTGGCGATGATGGCCATGGCCTACGAGAACGTCTATGTCGGTCAGGTGGCCTTCGGCTCCAAGGACGTGCATACCCTGCGCGCCTTCATTGAGGCCGAGTCCTACGACGGCCCGTCCTTGCTTCTCTGCTATTCCCCCTGTATCGCCCATGGCGCGGACCTGTCGAACAACCTGCGTCAGCAGGACATGGCGGTCAACTCCGGGCACTGGCCACTGTTCCGCTACGATCCGCGCAAGACTACCCAAGGCGAGAATCCGCTGCACATCGACAGCAAGGCGCCGAGCGTTCCCTATCGCGACTACATCTACAGCGAGCATCGCTTCAATGTGCTGAACCGCACCCATCCGGAGGCTGCGGAGCGCTTCCTGGCCCTGGCGCAGAAGCATGTCGAAACACGCTTCTCGCTCTATGAGCAGATGGCCCATCTGGCGGTGCAGAAGGCGCCTAAGCCCGTCGACAAGCCGGCTGAGAAGAAGTCATAA
- a CDS encoding dihydroorotate dehydrogenase-like protein yields the protein MDLTTPYLGMSLKNPLVPSASPLSKSVDMSKELEDGGASALIMYSLFEEAIRAETEGMERFQINQGTGFAEADDGFLPDWQEFSTSLDQYLENLRKLKEALDIPVIASLNGVTPGGWIEHGKQLEQAGADALELNVYYIAADITQNGQQVEDRYIELLKQLKGQIKIPVNMKLSSSFSSVGNMVQRLAASGADGVAMFNRFYQPDINIDSLRLQPSLHPSTSAEALLAMRWVAILYGRVENLSIGATGGIHTPEDVIKLLLAGADVVHLCSVLLKKGAGEIPKMLTGLEHWMEEHGFESVSDMRGRMSALAIPNPAEFERANYVNILDSYSFSPGVMV from the coding sequence ATGGATTTAACCACCCCCTATCTGGGCATGAGCCTCAAGAACCCGCTGGTGCCCTCGGCCTCGCCGCTGTCGAAAAGCGTCGATATGTCCAAAGAGCTGGAAGACGGCGGCGCCTCGGCGCTGATCATGTACTCTCTGTTTGAAGAAGCCATCCGCGCCGAGACCGAGGGCATGGAGCGCTTTCAGATCAACCAGGGCACCGGCTTTGCCGAAGCCGACGATGGCTTTCTGCCCGACTGGCAGGAGTTCAGCACCAGCCTGGATCAATACCTGGAGAACCTGCGCAAGCTCAAAGAGGCGCTGGATATTCCGGTCATCGCCAGCCTCAATGGTGTCACCCCAGGTGGCTGGATTGAGCATGGCAAACAACTCGAGCAGGCCGGCGCCGATGCACTTGAACTGAATGTCTATTACATCGCCGCGGATATCACTCAAAACGGTCAGCAGGTCGAGGACCGCTATATCGAGTTGCTGAAGCAACTCAAGGGACAGATCAAAATTCCGGTCAACATGAAGCTGTCGTCTTCCTTCAGCTCGGTCGGCAACATGGTGCAGCGACTCGCCGCGTCCGGTGCCGATGGCGTGGCCATGTTCAACCGCTTCTACCAGCCCGACATCAATATCGACAGCCTGCGCCTGCAGCCCAGCCTGCATCCGTCCACCTCTGCGGAGGCGCTGCTCGCCATGCGCTGGGTCGCCATCCTTTACGGTCGGGTCGAGAACCTGTCCATCGGCGCGACCGGCGGCATCCACACCCCTGAGGATGTCATCAAGCTGCTGCTCGCCGGTGCCGACGTGGTGCACCTGTGCAGCGTGCTGCTGAAAAAAGGCGCGGGCGAAATCCCCAAAATGCTGACCGGCCTCGAGCACTGGATGGAAGAGCATGGCTTCGAGTCCGTCAGCGACATGCGCGGGCGCATGAGCGCGCTTGCCATCCCCAACCCGGCCGAATTCGAACGCGCCAACTACGTGAATATTCTGGATAGCTACAGCTTCTCGCCTGGCGTGATGGTATAG
- a CDS encoding Uma2 family endonuclease — translation MPAVTLARSEDSPKRHAEGDPYFLDDAPGASESTEDHRVFLRDASWGDFETLLTMRGERSVPRMAFADGVIELMSPSSQHEHLKSLIGRLTEAYMLEQGIDFSPFGSWTLKQEKQQAGVEPDECYVLGHLDVQEAAAAKRPHLAIEVIWTSGGLNKLEIYRRLEVAEVWVWRRGELKPYVLKEGHYQLAEQSTVLPGIDLDRLAQFLDGYPFASAAIRAYRATLSAARF, via the coding sequence ATGCCTGCCGTCACATTGGCCCGGAGTGAGGACAGTCCGAAGCGTCATGCGGAGGGCGATCCTTATTTCCTGGACGATGCGCCAGGCGCCAGCGAGTCCACTGAAGACCATCGGGTTTTCCTGCGAGATGCCAGTTGGGGCGATTTTGAAACGCTGCTCACCATGCGCGGCGAGCGCTCAGTGCCGCGCATGGCGTTTGCGGATGGGGTGATTGAGCTGATGAGTCCATCGAGCCAGCATGAGCATCTCAAGTCCCTGATCGGGCGCCTGACAGAAGCTTACATGCTGGAGCAGGGGATCGACTTCTCCCCCTTCGGCTCCTGGACGCTTAAGCAAGAGAAACAGCAGGCCGGCGTCGAACCCGACGAGTGCTATGTGCTGGGCCATCTGGATGTGCAAGAAGCGGCAGCGGCCAAGCGTCCGCACCTGGCCATTGAGGTCATCTGGACCTCGGGCGGGCTGAACAAGCTCGAGATCTACCGCCGACTGGAGGTCGCCGAGGTCTGGGTGTGGCGGCGCGGCGAACTCAAACCCTATGTGCTGAAAGAGGGCCACTATCAACTGGCCGAACAGAGCACAGTCTTGCCGGGCATCGATCTCGACCGGCTCGCGCAATTTCTGGACGGCTATCCCTTTGCGTCCGCCGCCATCCGAGCTTATCGAGCCACGCTGAGCGCCGCGCGCTTTTAA
- a CDS encoding IS1634 family transposase, whose product MYIRRTTIKSRRTGQPYFTYRLVESVREAGRVRQRTVLNLGRHFEVPRGQWPALARRIEALVGGQSELFIDLDARWEPLAQQLAAQVIRARAGEDPSEGSAPNFQRVDVETVDVVRPRSVAVEHVALAAWGQMGLDEKLTALGFSGPQRAAAIGNVIGRMVVPGSELATHQWLQQRSALGELIDVDFADLDLMALYRITDRLLAHKPALESFLYARERDLFELDEVITLYDLTNTYFEGSAKHNANAAFGRSKEKRSDCPLVTLALTLDASGFPKRSEVFAGNAVEAETLAKMLRALTPEQQRTPPTVVLDAGIATEENIAWLVAQGYRYVVVSRKRHLQFDPEAACLIKEDGPLTIRAQRVVKKETNEVELYCHSSQRELKDRGIADRFAQRFEQALQQLADGLHKPGTVKRFEKVIERIGRLKQKYPRAARYYEISVDPDEKGKKAKAIRWSRITPVDDTLPGVYCLRTNQTEWDEARLWHTFVMLTDLEAVFRSLKSELGLRPVYHHKTDRVSAHLFISVLAYHLVHTLRLQLKAAGIHLSWEGIRRELDGQDRVTVELKRDDGRTLHIRKATRAEPRQQAIYDALGVSDRPGGQQLTLI is encoded by the coding sequence ATGTACATTCGCCGCACCACCATCAAGAGCCGACGCACTGGTCAGCCGTACTTCACCTATCGGCTGGTGGAGTCGGTGCGCGAAGCCGGGCGGGTGCGCCAGCGCACGGTGCTGAATCTCGGCCGTCACTTCGAGGTCCCGCGCGGGCAATGGCCGGCCTTGGCACGGCGCATTGAGGCCTTGGTGGGCGGGCAGTCGGAGCTGTTCATTGACCTCGATGCCCGTTGGGAGCCGCTGGCGCAACAGTTGGCGGCGCAGGTGATTCGCGCCCGCGCGGGGGAGGATCCCTCCGAGGGGAGCGCGCCCAACTTCCAACGGGTCGATGTCGAGACAGTCGATGTGGTGCGCCCGCGCAGTGTCGCGGTCGAGCATGTCGCCTTGGCCGCCTGGGGGCAGATGGGCTTGGATGAAAAACTCACGGCTTTGGGCTTCAGCGGCCCGCAACGCGCGGCGGCCATCGGCAATGTGATCGGTCGCATGGTGGTGCCGGGTAGCGAGTTGGCGACCCATCAGTGGTTGCAACAGCGCAGCGCCCTGGGCGAGTTGATCGACGTTGATTTCGCCGACCTGGATCTGATGGCGCTCTACCGCATCACCGATCGGCTGCTCGCCCACAAACCGGCATTGGAGTCCTTCCTGTATGCCCGCGAGCGCGATCTGTTCGAACTTGATGAAGTGATTACGCTCTACGACCTGACCAATACCTATTTCGAGGGCAGCGCCAAGCATAACGCCAACGCCGCCTTTGGCCGTTCGAAAGAAAAGCGCAGCGACTGCCCGCTGGTCACCCTGGCGCTGACGCTCGATGCCAGTGGCTTTCCCAAACGCAGCGAGGTGTTCGCTGGGAACGCCGTGGAAGCCGAGACGCTGGCAAAAATGCTGCGTGCCTTGACGCCCGAGCAACAACGCACCCCACCGACGGTGGTGCTCGATGCCGGCATTGCCACCGAGGAGAACATCGCCTGGCTGGTGGCGCAGGGCTACCGCTATGTCGTGGTCAGCCGAAAGCGACATCTGCAGTTCGATCCCGAGGCGGCCTGTTTGATCAAAGAAGACGGCCCACTGACCATCCGCGCCCAGCGGGTAGTCAAGAAAGAAACCAACGAAGTCGAGCTGTATTGTCACTCCAGCCAACGTGAGCTCAAAGATCGCGGCATTGCCGATCGCTTCGCGCAACGCTTCGAGCAGGCCCTGCAGCAACTCGCCGATGGGTTGCACAAGCCAGGCACCGTCAAGCGCTTTGAGAAAGTCATCGAGCGCATCGGGCGGCTGAAGCAGAAATATCCGCGTGCCGCGCGCTACTACGAGATCAGCGTCGACCCCGATGAGAAAGGGAAAAAGGCCAAGGCCATCCGATGGTCGCGGATCACCCCGGTCGATGACACCTTGCCCGGTGTCTATTGCCTACGCACGAATCAAACCGAATGGGATGAAGCGCGCCTATGGCACACCTTTGTCATGCTCACCGATCTGGAAGCGGTGTTTCGCTCCCTGAAGTCGGAACTCGGCCTGCGCCCAGTCTATCACCATAAAACCGACCGGGTTAGCGCGCACCTGTTCATCTCGGTACTAGCCTACCATCTGGTTCATACCCTGCGCTTGCAGCTGAAAGCCGCTGGCATTCATCTGAGCTGGGAGGGCATCCGCCGTGAGCTCGATGGGCAAGATCGCGTCACGGTTGAGCTCAAGCGCGACGATGGGCGCACCCTGCATATTCGCAAAGCCACAAGGGCGGAGCCGCGCCAGCAAGCCATTTACGATGCCTTGGGCGTGAGTGATCGCCCGGGTGGACAACAGCTGACTTTGATCTGA
- a CDS encoding SapC family protein — translation MPDYIPVSPQDHAEEAWQAVRGYAFAAGQTLVPLAFDELTRASGHLVLGFTKPADHYQLVALLGPGFNAYVHPADGRWLGSYVPSKLRGAPFELGFAPDNPEQPLLCIDPAALVAVNTPGAYRLFEADGQLSAKSAEVLDFLHQRLKGGLAVERVMAELTAIPDLIEPWPLRLPGSQGVQDLTGFYRINEAALKALSPEQLHQLNRHQALGLAYAQLIATTHLHELAQRCAALGRLKQQQAAAEPSLDQLFFEQEEDLFKF, via the coding sequence ATGCCCGACTACATCCCCGTCTCCCCCCAAGACCACGCCGAGGAGGCCTGGCAAGCGGTGCGCGGCTATGCCTTCGCCGCCGGGCAAACCCTGGTGCCGCTGGCGTTTGATGAACTCACCCGCGCCAGCGGTCACCTTGTGCTCGGCTTTACCAAACCCGCCGACCACTACCAACTGGTGGCCCTGCTCGGCCCCGGCTTCAACGCCTATGTCCACCCGGCTGATGGCCGCTGGCTCGGCAGCTATGTACCCTCCAAACTGCGCGGCGCGCCCTTTGAGCTGGGCTTCGCGCCCGACAATCCCGAGCAACCCCTGCTGTGCATCGACCCCGCCGCCCTGGTAGCGGTCAACACCCCTGGCGCGTATCGACTGTTCGAGGCCGATGGCCAGCTCAGCGCCAAAAGCGCCGAGGTGCTGGACTTTCTCCACCAACGCCTCAAGGGCGGTCTGGCCGTGGAGCGGGTGATGGCCGAACTGACCGCCATCCCCGATCTGATCGAGCCTTGGCCGCTTCGCCTGCCCGGCTCCCAGGGCGTGCAGGATCTGACCGGCTTCTATCGCATCAACGAAGCCGCCCTCAAGGCGCTCAGCCCCGAGCAACTCCACCAGCTCAACCGCCACCAGGCGCTCGGCCTGGCCTACGCGCAACTCATCGCCACCACCCACCTGCACGAGCTGGCCCAACGCTGCGCCGCCCTTGGGCGCCTCAAGCAGCAACAGGCCGCCGCCGAACCCAGCCTCGATCAACTGTTTTTCGAACAGGAAGAGGATCTGTTCAAATTCTAG
- a CDS encoding DUF4338 domain-containing protein: MDQAIPSRLCGRPFNETDLARIRQEIALAQPPLRAEIARRVCRALEWTDIQGRPKLMSARVGLLRLHRAGLIVLPPPTCGNGNGRRFVPRPESRPEPIPVSVPLRALSGLRLARVDDRRASQLWNGLIERYHYLGYSPLPGAQLRYLIQWDGGLLGAIGFGAAAWKVAARDRWIGWTPAQRQAHLGRVLNNARFLILPWVQVKHLASKVLSLAARQVSVDFPARYGERLVLLETFVETPRFAGTCYRAANWHDLGETTGRGKCDRTHRAALPRKAIYVYPLAADFRAALGVVA; encoded by the coding sequence ATGGACCAAGCGATTCCAAGCCGTTTATGTGGGCGCCCTTTCAACGAGACCGACTTAGCGCGCATTCGCCAGGAGATCGCGCTGGCGCAGCCGCCGCTGCGCGCGGAGATCGCTCGGCGGGTGTGCCGCGCGCTGGAGTGGACCGATATCCAAGGCCGCCCCAAGCTCATGAGTGCCCGGGTGGGACTGCTGCGGTTGCATCGTGCCGGGCTCATTGTGCTGCCGCCACCGACCTGCGGCAATGGCAATGGGCGGCGCTTCGTCCCGCGCCCCGAGTCCCGGCCCGAACCGATCCCAGTGTCCGTCCCGCTGCGCGCGCTCAGCGGCTTGCGCCTGGCGCGCGTTGATGATCGAAGGGCCTCGCAATTATGGAACGGCCTGATCGAGCGCTACCACTACCTCGGCTACAGTCCCCTGCCTGGTGCGCAGCTGCGCTACCTGATCCAGTGGGATGGCGGTCTGCTCGGCGCCATCGGCTTTGGCGCGGCGGCCTGGAAAGTCGCTGCCCGCGACCGCTGGATTGGCTGGACGCCCGCGCAGCGCCAAGCACACCTGGGACGGGTGCTCAACAACGCCCGCTTCCTCATCCTGCCCTGGGTGCAGGTCAAACACCTCGCCTCCAAGGTGCTGTCCTTGGCCGCGCGGCAAGTCAGTGTCGACTTTCCCGCCCGCTATGGCGAGCGTCTGGTGCTGCTGGAGACCTTTGTCGAGACCCCACGCTTTGCCGGGACCTGTTACCGTGCCGCCAACTGGCACGACTTGGGCGAAACCACCGGGCGCGGCAAGTGCGACCGCACCCATCGGGCCGCGCTGCCGCGCAAGGCGATCTATGTCTACCCGCTGGCGGCGGACTTCCGCGCCGCCCTGGGGGTGGTGGCATGA